Proteins from a genomic interval of Pseudomonas anuradhapurensis:
- a CDS encoding PAS domain-containing protein, which translates to MPHRDLLTLRQQVEDLQRQNALLEARLSSLQDHGQDFYRWLFDTMDEGFCIIEFFDGPHGPLSDYVHVLANAAYTKHAGIANVVGQKLREMVPDEADDWAARYGAVLRTGEPLHFEQELVATGRVLSITTFRVEPAEKRQVAVLFKDVTERRRAEQAVQRLNEELEQRVSTALAERRLFAELVDHSVVNVHVIDKDMRWLAVNRQARHDFQLLYGQTPEIGDYMPGLIDDGQPEQTPILPLWQRALQGEQFIETGAFGQAPAQRHYELRFNALRDHEGEIQGAYLFAYDISQRVQEQARLAKAEEALRQAQKMEAVGQLSGGIAHDFNNLLGGILGAQELMRQHLEQARFDSLEPLLALSSGSAQRASALVHRLLAFSRQQTLQPRSTQVATLVAGLEDLLRRTIGPSINLTSCFPCQLWPTFIDPPQLESALLNVCINARDAMPDGGVIDIHGDNLLLDDEHARALELPAGEYVRLSISDNGKGMSAEVAQRAVDPFFTTKPMGQGTGLGLSMTYGFVRQSGGQLRLLSTLGEGTRIELLLPRHHEPAEVPAPTPQRTAPEKPSTAAQRILLIEDQIALRVVVCEVLQELGYQVDAFENGPAALAHLQTGARPDLLLSDIGLPGGLNGRQVAERCRERYPDLKVLFITGYDESAALRDGQLLQGTLVLTKPFELQVLAERIRTLLDG; encoded by the coding sequence ATGCCTCATCGCGACCTGCTCACCCTGCGTCAACAAGTCGAAGACCTGCAACGGCAGAACGCGTTGTTGGAAGCACGGCTTTCGAGCCTGCAGGACCACGGCCAGGACTTCTACCGCTGGTTGTTCGACACCATGGACGAAGGCTTCTGCATCATCGAGTTCTTCGACGGCCCGCACGGCCCGCTCAGTGACTACGTGCATGTGCTGGCCAACGCGGCCTATACCAAGCATGCTGGCATTGCCAATGTGGTCGGGCAGAAGCTGCGCGAAATGGTGCCTGATGAGGCCGATGACTGGGCAGCGCGCTATGGCGCCGTGCTGCGCACCGGCGAACCCTTGCATTTCGAGCAGGAACTGGTGGCTACCGGGCGGGTGTTGTCCATCACCACGTTCCGCGTGGAGCCCGCCGAGAAACGCCAGGTGGCCGTGCTGTTCAAGGACGTCACCGAACGGCGCCGGGCAGAGCAAGCCGTGCAGCGCCTGAACGAAGAGCTCGAGCAGCGGGTAAGCACTGCGCTGGCAGAGCGCAGGCTGTTTGCCGAGCTGGTCGATCACAGCGTGGTCAACGTGCATGTGATCGACAAGGACATGCGCTGGCTGGCGGTCAATCGGCAGGCCAGGCACGATTTCCAGTTGCTGTACGGGCAAACGCCGGAGATCGGCGACTACATGCCCGGGCTGATCGATGACGGCCAGCCCGAGCAGACGCCGATCCTGCCCCTGTGGCAACGCGCACTGCAGGGCGAGCAGTTCATCGAGACCGGCGCTTTTGGCCAGGCCCCCGCGCAGCGCCATTACGAGCTGCGCTTCAACGCCCTGCGCGACCATGAAGGCGAGATCCAGGGCGCCTATCTGTTCGCCTATGACATCAGCCAGCGGGTGCAGGAGCAAGCGCGGCTGGCCAAGGCCGAGGAGGCCCTGCGCCAGGCGCAGAAAATGGAAGCAGTAGGCCAGCTCAGCGGTGGCATCGCCCACGACTTCAACAACCTGCTGGGCGGCATCCTGGGTGCCCAGGAACTGATGCGCCAGCACCTGGAGCAGGCGCGGTTCGACAGCCTGGAGCCGTTGCTGGCATTGTCCAGTGGCTCGGCGCAACGGGCTTCTGCGCTGGTGCACCGGCTGCTGGCGTTTTCCCGCCAGCAAACCCTGCAACCCCGCTCCACCCAGGTGGCCACGCTGGTGGCTGGCCTGGAAGACCTGCTGCGCCGCACCATCGGCCCGTCCATCAACCTGACCAGCTGCTTCCCCTGCCAGCTGTGGCCGACGTTCATCGACCCGCCGCAACTGGAAAGCGCCCTGCTCAACGTCTGCATCAATGCCCGCGATGCCATGCCTGACGGTGGCGTGATCGATATCCATGGCGACAACCTGCTGCTGGACGACGAGCACGCCCGCGCCCTGGAACTGCCGGCCGGTGAATACGTGCGGCTGAGCATCAGCGACAACGGCAAGGGCATGTCGGCAGAGGTGGCCCAGCGTGCAGTGGACCCGTTCTTCACCACCAAGCCGATGGGCCAGGGCACTGGCCTGGGCTTGTCGATGACCTACGGTTTCGTGCGCCAGTCGGGCGGGCAATTGCGGCTGTTGTCGACGCTTGGCGAAGGGACCCGCATCGAGCTGCTGTTGCCCCGCCACCATGAGCCAGCTGAAGTACCGGCGCCCACGCCGCAGCGCACGGCGCCGGAAAAACCCAGCACGGCGGCGCAACGCATCCTGCTGATCGAAGACCAGATCGCCTTGCGCGTGGTGGTCTGCGAAGTGCTGCAAGAGCTGGGCTACCAGGTCGATGCTTTCGAGAACGGCCCGGCCGCCCTCGCCCACCTGCAAACCGGCGCGCGGCCAGACCTGTTGCTGAGCGATATCGGCCTGCCGGGAGGGCTGAATGGTCGCCAGGTGGCGGAACGTTGCCGCGAGCGCTACCCCGACCTCAAGGTACTGTTCATCACCGGCTACGATGAAAGCGCGGCGCTCAGAGACGGCCAGCTGCTACAAGGCACGCTGGTGCTGACCAAGCCGTTCGAGCTGCAGGTACTGGCCGAACGGATACGCACACTGCTGGACGGTTGA
- a CDS encoding SDR family oxidoreductase, producing MQNVIVITGASRGIGAATALLAARQGYRICINYHADDQAAADILGQVRALGAEAIAVRADASVEDEVIQLFLRVDQELGPVTALVNNAGTIGQQSRVEDMSEFRLLKVMKTNIVGPMLCAKHALLRMARRHGGQGGAIVNVSSVAARLGSPSEYVDYAASKGALDTFTIGLAKEVAGEGVRVNGVRPGYIHTGFHALSGDPERVSKLEPGLPMGRGGRPEEVAEAILWLLSDKASYATGSFVDLGGGR from the coding sequence ATGCAGAACGTCATCGTCATTACCGGTGCCAGCCGTGGCATCGGCGCCGCCACAGCGCTGCTGGCCGCCCGCCAGGGCTACCGCATCTGCATCAATTACCACGCTGACGATCAGGCTGCGGCTGACATCCTCGGCCAGGTCCGCGCCCTGGGCGCCGAGGCCATTGCCGTGCGGGCCGACGCCAGCGTCGAAGACGAGGTCATACAGCTGTTCCTGCGTGTCGACCAGGAACTCGGCCCGGTCACCGCGCTGGTCAACAATGCTGGCACCATCGGCCAGCAGAGCCGGGTCGAGGACATGTCCGAATTCCGCCTGCTCAAGGTCATGAAAACCAACATCGTCGGCCCCATGCTCTGCGCCAAGCACGCCTTGCTGCGCATGGCGCGCCGACACGGCGGCCAGGGTGGGGCCATCGTCAACGTGTCATCGGTGGCTGCACGCCTGGGCTCACCCAGTGAATACGTGGACTACGCCGCCTCCAAGGGCGCGCTCGATACCTTTACCATCGGCCTGGCCAAGGAAGTGGCAGGCGAGGGCGTGCGGGTCAATGGCGTTCGGCCAGGCTATATCCATACCGGGTTCCACGCGCTTTCCGGCGACCCCGAGCGGGTCAGCAAACTTGAGCCCGGCTTGCCCATGGGCCGCGGCGGGCGCCCCGAGGAAGTCGCCGAGGCCATCCTCTGGTTGCTCTCGGACAAGGCGTCGTACGCTACCGGTAGTTTCGTCGACCTGGGCGGCGGGCGCTGA
- a CDS encoding PAS domain-containing sensor histidine kinase, whose translation MQPDSLTSLAQLQARVAELEARLAERDDGALAHNRLLGELLDNSRANVFAADRKLRLVAINRTARETFERYRGFVPQIGDYVPQFLLNQPDLMGRLAPVWPRVLAGEAFIDTITLGPPDAPRHYEIRYHPWRDAEQRIQGGYMFAYDITERMANQQRLRQAEEALRQAQKMEAVGQLTGGIAHDFNNLLGSLLGSLELAGQRLGQQRLADTARMLELSRNNVLRATALVQHLLAFSRQQALVPQAVDVHQLVADMHDLIRSSTGPHIAFQDQTLAGQWPIRIDPQQLESVLLNLCINARDAMPSGGNLRISCASVNLAAAEAKRLDLPPGHYLHIAVEDNGLGMPSSVLQRAVEPFFTTKPLGQGTGLGLSMAYGFARQSGGQLLIDSIAGRGTCVHLYFPRHQHPGVADSPLAGAAHGEPAGPRGQRIMRVEDQPALRLVLVEVLTELGHEVQALEDGRQAVEALRQPPPPDLLVADIGLPGGTDGYQLAEIYQKLVKDAPVLLITGYEMTDALPEAGLGQRTALLAKPFTLQTLGERLGQLLGTHAQPR comes from the coding sequence ATGCAACCAGATTCGCTCACGTCGTTGGCGCAACTGCAGGCGCGTGTCGCCGAGCTGGAAGCACGCCTGGCCGAGCGCGACGACGGCGCCCTGGCCCACAACCGCTTGCTGGGCGAACTGCTCGATAACAGCCGAGCCAACGTGTTCGCCGCCGACCGCAAGTTGCGCCTGGTGGCGATCAACCGGACGGCCCGGGAAACCTTCGAGCGTTATCGTGGCTTTGTGCCGCAGATTGGCGACTACGTGCCGCAGTTTCTGCTTAACCAACCCGACCTCATGGGCCGCCTGGCACCGGTGTGGCCACGCGTGCTGGCCGGTGAAGCGTTCATCGATACCATTACCCTCGGGCCGCCTGACGCCCCGCGCCATTACGAAATCCGCTACCACCCGTGGCGCGACGCTGAGCAGCGGATCCAGGGTGGCTACATGTTCGCTTATGACATCACCGAGCGCATGGCCAATCAGCAGCGCCTGCGCCAGGCTGAGGAAGCACTGCGCCAGGCGCAGAAAATGGAAGCCGTCGGCCAGTTGACCGGGGGCATCGCACACGACTTCAACAATCTGCTGGGCAGCTTGCTGGGCTCGCTGGAACTCGCCGGGCAACGCCTGGGCCAGCAGCGCCTCGCTGACACCGCGCGCATGCTCGAACTCAGCCGCAACAACGTCTTGCGCGCCACCGCCCTGGTGCAGCACCTGCTGGCTTTTTCACGCCAGCAGGCCCTCGTGCCGCAAGCCGTCGATGTGCACCAGCTGGTTGCCGACATGCACGACCTGATCCGCAGCTCGACCGGCCCGCACATCGCGTTCCAGGACCAAACGCTGGCCGGACAATGGCCGATCCGTATCGACCCGCAGCAGCTGGAAAGCGTCTTGCTCAACCTGTGTATCAACGCCCGTGACGCCATGCCAAGCGGCGGTAACCTGCGCATCAGCTGTGCAAGCGTCAATCTCGCAGCGGCCGAGGCCAAGCGCCTGGACCTGCCACCAGGCCACTACCTGCACATTGCTGTCGAGGACAACGGCCTGGGCATGCCCAGTTCGGTACTGCAGCGCGCCGTCGAACCGTTCTTCACCACCAAGCCACTGGGCCAGGGCACCGGCCTGGGCTTGTCGATGGCCTATGGCTTTGCTCGCCAGTCCGGTGGGCAGTTGCTGATCGACAGCATCGCCGGGCGGGGCACCTGCGTTCATCTGTACTTTCCCCGGCACCAACACCCGGGTGTTGCTGATAGCCCGCTGGCTGGCGCAGCCCATGGCGAACCCGCAGGTCCACGCGGGCAGCGCATCATGCGGGTAGAGGACCAGCCGGCGCTGCGCCTGGTGCTGGTAGAAGTGCTGACCGAGCTGGGCCATGAGGTGCAGGCCCTGGAAGATGGCCGCCAGGCCGTCGAGGCGCTGCGCCAGCCCCCACCGCCGGACTTGCTGGTCGCGGATATCGGCCTGCCCGGAGGAACCGACGGCTACCAGCTGGCAGAGATTTATCAGAAACTTGTGAAAGACGCCCCGGTATTGCTGATTACCGGTTACGAAATGACCGATGCGCTACCCGAGGCCGGGCTTGGCCAGCGCACCGCCCTGTTGGCCAAGCCGTTCACGCTGCAGACCCTTGGCGAACGGCTTGGCCAGCTTCTGGGCACCCACGCGCAGCCGCGCTGA